In Thioclava sp. GXIMD2076, one DNA window encodes the following:
- a CDS encoding DUF1190 domain-containing protein: MTKHFRPKRSRYVTLTIMGAAAFALAGCKDDSQVDAQAFPDLASCEQAAGAGGEFTAEQCRTAFAQAQELNVESAPRYDSLQVCEEEHGAGNCGSEEQATGQQSSGGMGSIFMPLLAGYLIGNMLGGRGSAQPLYRNGQGGYTNADRSATFSTNNGKAKLNQGLFKKPASTIGKAPMTKATAVSRGGFGSSATTRSFGG; this comes from the coding sequence ATGACAAAACATTTCCGTCCCAAACGTTCGAGATATGTCACGCTGACCATCATGGGGGCCGCGGCCTTTGCACTGGCGGGGTGCAAGGATGACAGTCAGGTCGATGCGCAGGCCTTCCCCGATCTGGCCTCTTGCGAGCAGGCCGCGGGCGCGGGGGGCGAGTTCACCGCCGAGCAGTGCCGCACTGCCTTCGCGCAGGCGCAAGAACTGAATGTGGAATCCGCGCCACGCTATGACAGCCTGCAGGTCTGCGAGGAAGAGCATGGCGCGGGCAATTGCGGCTCCGAGGAACAGGCCACCGGTCAGCAGAGCAGCGGCGGTATGGGCTCGATCTTCATGCCGCTTCTGGCGGGCTATCTGATCGGCAATATGCTGGGCGGACGCGGCTCGGCGCAGCCTCTCTATCGCAACGGACAGGGCGGCTATACCAATGCCGACCGCTCGGCGACCTTCTCGACCAATAACGGCAAGGCCAAGCTCAATCAGGGCCTGTTCAAGAAACCGGCCTCGACCATCGGTAAGGCGCCGATGACCAAAGCCACCGCTGTCTCGCGCGGGGGCTTCGGGTCGAGCGCCACGACGCGCAGCTTCGGCGGCTGA
- a CDS encoding DUF1236 domain-containing protein → MLNKTKMTVAAIATLTTAGIATTASAFPAMLGTDGSLRAGPGADYSVSMSAPQAANIEVDGCIATGSWCQVTYEGQTGWTPASNIAINQGNNVVYLADRPKNVEVTTITAPDPDAEDGQAAGALAGAGAGAAAGGAIAAGTAMGGPAGAIVGAIIGGALIGDAAKPEPATVTYVEKNPVEPVYLSGEVKTGAKLPENVVLKPVPDSQYSYVNVNKEPVLVDPQTRAIVYVFK, encoded by the coding sequence ATGCTCAACAAGACCAAAATGACCGTCGCTGCGATTGCCACACTGACCACCGCCGGCATCGCCACCACCGCATCGGCCTTTCCGGCCATGCTGGGCACCGACGGCTCGCTGCGCGCAGGTCCGGGGGCGGATTACTCGGTGAGCATGAGCGCGCCGCAGGCGGCCAATATCGAGGTCGATGGCTGCATCGCGACCGGCAGCTGGTGCCAGGTGACCTATGAAGGCCAGACCGGCTGGACCCCCGCATCGAACATCGCGATCAATCAGGGCAACAACGTCGTCTATCTTGCCGACCGCCCGAAAAATGTCGAAGTGACCACGATCACGGCGCCCGACCCCGATGCCGAGGATGGTCAAGCCGCAGGTGCACTGGCAGGGGCAGGCGCCGGCGCCGCAGCGGGCGGTGCGATCGCGGCGGGCACGGCGATGGGCGGTCCGGCAGGTGCCATTGTGGGCGCAATCATCGGCGGGGCACTGATTGGCGATGCGGCCAAGCCCGAACCGGCCACCGTGACCTATGTCGAGAAAAACCCGGTAGAGCCGGTCTATCTGTCGGGTGAGGTGAAGACTGGCGCGAAGCTGCCCGAGAATGTCGTGCTCAAGCCCGTGCCCGATAGCCAGTATTCCTATGTCAATGTGAACAAGGAACCGGTCCTCGTGGACCCGCAAACCCGCGCCATCGTCTATGTCTTCAAGTAA
- a CDS encoding DsbA family protein: MNRKLIPAFALSALMAQPAGALDLGSMTDAERDDFGRAVRSYLMDNPEVLVEAINELEKKQNAQVAEGDQQMIAANEDDLLNDPNSWVGGNPDGDVTIVEFMDYRCGYCKKAYPEVNSLLKSDGNIRFIVKEFPILGDASVKAARFAIATKQVAGDAAYEKVHDALMRLRGDITDESLSALAKQLDLDGEAIQKATNSSGVEAVIEANYKLAQRMGLSGTPSFVIGDEMLRGYAPEEAMKQMVDDQRG, translated from the coding sequence ATGAACCGCAAACTTATTCCCGCCTTCGCCCTTTCCGCGCTCATGGCCCAGCCCGCAGGAGCGCTGGATCTGGGCTCGATGACCGACGCCGAGCGCGATGATTTCGGGCGCGCGGTGCGCAGCTATCTGATGGACAATCCCGAAGTGCTGGTCGAGGCCATCAACGAGCTGGAGAAGAAACAGAACGCGCAGGTGGCCGAGGGCGACCAGCAGATGATCGCGGCCAATGAGGACGATCTGCTCAACGATCCCAATTCATGGGTCGGCGGCAATCCCGATGGCGATGTGACGATTGTCGAGTTCATGGATTACCGCTGCGGCTATTGCAAGAAGGCCTATCCGGAGGTCAATTCGCTGCTGAAATCGGATGGCAATATCCGCTTCATCGTGAAGGAATTCCCGATCCTCGGCGATGCCTCGGTAAAAGCCGCGCGCTTTGCGATCGCGACCAAGCAGGTGGCGGGCGATGCGGCCTACGAGAAGGTCCATGACGCGCTGATGCGCCTGCGCGGCGATATCACCGACGAGAGCCTGAGCGCGCTGGCCAAGCAGCTCGACCTCGATGGCGAGGCGATCCAGAAGGCCACCAACTCGTCCGGGGTCGAGGCGGTGATCGAGGCCAATTACAAGCTCGCCCAGCGGATGGGCCTGTCGGGCACACCCTCCTTCGTGATCGGCGACGAGATGCTGCGCGGCTATGCGCCGGAGGAAGCCATGAAACAGATGGTGGACGACCAGCGCGGCTGA
- a CDS encoding pyridoxal phosphate-dependent aminotransferase, with protein MRFSSRGQVDPFIVMDVMEAARAAEDAGRDIVHMEVGQPSTPAPEGARHALAKALDDQAMGYTVALGLPALRCGIAELYQRWYGVDLDPARVVVTSGSSGAFVLAFSALFDAGDRVALGEPGYPSYRQILRAMSVEPVGMPASAENRYQPVPQDIPENVQGLIVASPGNPSGTMLGKPELKALMDLAQARDLAFISDEIYHGLHYEDRAVTALEVSDQAYVVNSFSKYFSMTGWRVGWLVVPEDHVRTVERLAQNMFICPPHASQIAALAALDCIDELEANRAAYAENRRLMLEVLPQIGFDRIAPPDGAFYIYADVAHLTDNSLAFAEEILREAGVAVTPGLDFDPHRGASTLRFSYAQSTPRIREGLERLRAFMAARLAG; from the coding sequence ATGCGTTTCTCAAGCCGCGGACAAGTTGATCCTTTCATCGTGATGGATGTGATGGAGGCCGCTCGCGCGGCCGAGGATGCGGGCCGCGATATCGTTCACATGGAAGTGGGCCAGCCCTCGACCCCCGCCCCCGAAGGGGCGCGCCATGCGCTGGCCAAGGCGCTCGACGATCAGGCGATGGGCTATACGGTGGCGCTGGGTCTTCCTGCGCTGCGCTGCGGGATCGCGGAGCTTTACCAGCGCTGGTATGGCGTCGATCTGGACCCCGCGCGGGTAGTGGTGACCTCGGGCTCCTCGGGGGCCTTTGTGCTGGCGTTTTCGGCGCTCTTCGATGCGGGGGACCGTGTGGCTCTGGGCGAGCCCGGATATCCGAGCTACCGTCAGATCCTGCGCGCGATGTCGGTCGAGCCGGTGGGGATGCCCGCATCGGCTGAAAACCGCTATCAGCCGGTGCCGCAGGACATCCCCGAGAATGTGCAGGGGCTGATCGTCGCCTCGCCGGGCAATCCCTCGGGCACGATGCTGGGCAAGCCCGAACTGAAGGCGCTGATGGATCTGGCGCAAGCCCGCGATCTGGCCTTCATCTCCGACGAGATCTATCACGGGCTGCATTACGAGGATCGCGCGGTGACGGCGCTGGAGGTCTCCGATCAGGCCTATGTGGTCAATTCCTTCTCGAAATATTTCTCGATGACGGGGTGGCGGGTCGGCTGGCTCGTGGTGCCCGAGGACCATGTGCGCACGGTCGAGCGCTTAGCGCAGAACATGTTCATCTGTCCGCCCCACGCCAGCCAGATCGCGGCACTTGCGGCACTGGACTGTATCGACGAGCTGGAAGCCAACCGCGCGGCCTATGCCGAAAACCGCCGCCTTATGCTGGAGGTGCTGCCGCAGATCGGGTTCGACCGGATCGCGCCGCCCGACGGGGCCTTCTATATCTATGCCGATGTCGCGCATCTGACCGATAACAGCCTCGCCTTTGCCGAGGAGATCCTGCGCGAGGCGGGGGTGGCGGTCACGCCGGGGCTCGATTTCGATCCCCATCGCGGGGCGAGCACGCTGCGCTTCTCCTATGCCCAGTCCACACCACGGATCCGCGAGGGGCTGGAGCGGCTCAGGGCTTTCATGGCGGCGCGGTTGGCTGGCTGA
- a CDS encoding N-acetylmuramoyl-L-alanine amidase, protein MGRALLGRWALAYAVLIGLALMAAQGHAQDNRLSALAQMDPARSSITGDAKETRLRLGISQPVAWRAFLLDSPPRLVVDFREVDFGGHDPAKMLGRGGVSALRWGPFRPGWSRMVAELTGPMKIASAQLHTGESPDVDISLTPVSKDRFETAKGDPDSALWDLPQPTPVTPPILRQDGTRALRVVLDPGHGGIDPGAEADGTTEAVVVLTFARELKEALSRAGIDVVMTRNENTFVPLETRLTIARQAEADLFISLHADAVQSGHASGTTIYMLADKATDSASQKLAERHDRADILAGVDLDGHGDDVARILMDLARTETRPRTVRFTQVLAGAMKAGGISLYKNPVQGADFSVLKSADFPSVLIELGFLDATADRKKLLDDTWRKHMAQVITQAVQTWAQSDAAEARLLRK, encoded by the coding sequence TTGGGGCGAGCACTCCTTGGCCGCTGGGCGCTGGCTTACGCGGTGCTTATCGGCCTTGCGCTTATGGCTGCTCAGGGCCATGCGCAGGATAACCGGCTCTCGGCGCTGGCGCAGATGGATCCCGCGCGCAGCAGTATCACCGGAGATGCCAAAGAAACGCGGCTGCGGCTGGGGATCTCCCAGCCCGTGGCGTGGCGCGCCTTCCTGCTCGACAGCCCCCCGCGGCTTGTCGTGGATTTCCGCGAGGTCGATTTCGGTGGGCACGATCCGGCGAAAATGCTGGGCAGGGGCGGTGTCAGTGCGCTGCGCTGGGGGCCGTTCCGCCCGGGCTGGTCGCGGATGGTGGCCGAGCTGACGGGGCCTATGAAAATCGCCTCGGCGCAGCTGCATACGGGCGAGAGCCCCGATGTGGATATTTCCCTGACCCCGGTCAGCAAAGACCGGTTCGAGACGGCCAAAGGAGATCCGGATTCCGCGCTTTGGGATCTGCCACAGCCAACACCGGTCACGCCGCCGATCCTGCGGCAGGACGGCACGCGGGCGCTGCGTGTGGTGCTCGATCCCGGACATGGCGGCATCGATCCGGGGGCGGAAGCCGATGGCACGACGGAAGCCGTCGTGGTGTTGACCTTTGCCCGCGAGCTGAAAGAGGCGCTGAGCCGGGCGGGAATCGATGTGGTGATGACGCGTAACGAAAACACATTCGTGCCGCTGGAGACGCGCCTGACCATCGCACGTCAGGCCGAGGCCGATCTCTTCATCTCGCTGCATGCCGATGCGGTGCAAAGCGGCCATGCCAGCGGCACTACGATCTATATGCTGGCCGATAAGGCTACGGATTCCGCTTCGCAGAAACTGGCCGAGCGCCATGACCGCGCCGATATTCTGGCCGGCGTAGATCTGGACGGACATGGCGATGACGTGGCGCGGATTCTGATGGATCTGGCGCGCACCGAGACCCGCCCGCGGACAGTGCGCTTCACGCAGGTGCTGGCAGGCGCGATGAAGGCGGGCGGCATCTCGCTTTACAAAAATCCCGTGCAGGGGGCGGATTTCTCGGTGCTGAAATCGGCTGATTTCCCTTCGGTGCTGATCGAGCTGGGCTTCCTCGATGCAACCGCCGACCGCAAGAAACTGCTCGATGACACATGGCGCAAACATATGGCGCAGGTGATCACGCAGGCGGTGCAGACATGGGCGCAATCGGATGCCGCAGAGGCGAGACTTTTGCGCAAATAG
- a CDS encoding PBP1A family penicillin-binding protein — translation MIRFILSFFGSIFSWIVTALFFAALTIGAVFWMYSRDLPSHEQLAQYQPKTISRIYNSEGRLIDEFATERRIFVPIDEIPKVVQDAFVSAEDKNFWYHAGYDPVGIAQAVFEAVKTGGHDIRGASTITQQVMKNFLLSSDRSVERKIKELILAARVSKAIPKKRILELYLNEIFLGQNSYGVAAASLTYFNKPLSELKPYEAATLASMPKAPSNYNPVRNMQRLKDRRNYVLHEMWQNGYISEETYKTERELPVKSVQNGDYAPFRDQLPPRDYFTDEIRRQLSRSFGQDEFFSGGLTVRATVDPDMQAQAARALQHALEEYDRGRGVWRGTGVTIPKDKLGTEVDWRAALADVHSDKVPRDVEGWMPAVVLELTSEDARIGIEGIKEEGKGNWIPAKDVQWARKLNKDGKLERKARVASDLLEVGDVVMVRAMTSDSDGSFIRWTLRQVPQVEGAFMAMDVHTGRVLAMQGGFSYQSSVFNRTTQAERQPGSNFKPIVYAAALDSGFSPETVVVDAPIEVNTPQGMWRPKNASNRYFGPTPMRTGLEQSRNLMTVRIAQEIGMDTIADLAEKLGVYHPMKRFLANALGAQEVTQFNLISAYAMFANGGKRVEPTLVDRVQDRFGRTIYRHDQRVCDDCSAQTLPEGEGPRIESNAEQVIDPITAYQMISLMKGVVQRGSGRGVNLNVPVAGKTGTTNDSKDVWFTGFTSNIVASCYIGYDNPRSLGAHAFGGTLCVPVFNEFMKEAVKKYGGTEFTVPPGGHWQNFNRFTGEMVSADATGDYVQAEYIRDGQSTAGMGLVVDGGFGMGSNLPLFAPGQTDEGGSTSVTTSSGKTAIIPKQRANFGTISAGGLY, via the coding sequence TTGATCCGATTTATCCTGTCCTTCTTCGGCAGCATCTTTTCGTGGATAGTCACGGCACTGTTCTTTGCTGCGCTGACCATCGGGGCCGTCTTCTGGATGTATTCGCGCGATCTGCCAAGCCACGAGCAGCTGGCGCAGTATCAACCCAAGACCATCTCGCGGATTTATAACAGCGAAGGCCGGTTGATCGACGAATTCGCCACCGAGCGGCGGATCTTCGTGCCGATCGACGAGATCCCGAAGGTCGTGCAGGATGCGTTCGTCTCCGCCGAGGACAAGAATTTCTGGTATCATGCGGGCTATGATCCGGTCGGGATCGCGCAGGCGGTCTTCGAGGCTGTGAAGACTGGCGGACATGATATCCGCGGGGCCTCCACTATCACGCAGCAGGTGATGAAGAACTTCCTGCTCTCCTCGGACCGCTCGGTCGAGCGCAAGATCAAGGAACTCATTCTGGCCGCGCGGGTGTCAAAGGCGATCCCCAAGAAGCGGATCCTCGAACTCTATCTCAACGAGATCTTCCTCGGCCAGAACTCCTATGGTGTGGCCGCCGCCTCGCTGACCTATTTCAACAAGCCGCTCTCGGAGCTGAAGCCCTATGAGGCCGCCACTCTGGCCTCGATGCCGAAAGCGCCCTCGAACTACAATCCGGTGCGCAATATGCAGCGCCTGAAAGACCGCCGGAACTATGTGCTCCACGAGATGTGGCAGAACGGCTATATCTCGGAAGAGACCTACAAGACCGAGCGAGAACTGCCGGTGAAATCGGTTCAGAACGGCGATTACGCGCCCTTCCGTGACCAGCTGCCGCCGCGCGATTATTTCACCGACGAGATCCGCCGCCAGCTGTCGCGCAGTTTCGGTCAGGACGAGTTCTTCTCGGGCGGTCTGACCGTGCGTGCCACCGTCGACCCCGATATGCAGGCACAGGCGGCGCGCGCGCTGCAGCACGCGCTGGAGGAATACGATCGTGGCCGCGGTGTCTGGCGCGGCACGGGCGTGACCATTCCCAAGGACAAGCTGGGCACCGAGGTCGACTGGCGGGCCGCACTTGCCGATGTGCATAGCGACAAGGTGCCGCGCGATGTCGAGGGCTGGATGCCTGCTGTCGTGCTCGAGCTGACCTCCGAGGATGCGCGGATCGGTATCGAGGGCATCAAGGAAGAGGGCAAGGGCAACTGGATCCCTGCCAAGGACGTTCAATGGGCCCGCAAGCTGAACAAGGATGGCAAGCTCGAGCGCAAGGCGCGCGTGGCCTCCGATCTGCTGGAGGTGGGTGATGTGGTGATGGTCCGCGCCATGACCTCCGATAGCGATGGCAGCTTCATCCGCTGGACCCTGCGGCAGGTGCCGCAGGTCGAGGGCGCCTTCATGGCGATGGATGTGCATACCGGGCGCGTGCTGGCCATGCAGGGTGGCTTCTCCTACCAGTCCTCGGTCTTCAACCGCACGACGCAGGCCGAGCGCCAGCCGGGCTCCAATTTCAAGCCGATCGTCTATGCGGCCGCACTGGATTCGGGCTTCTCGCCCGAGACGGTGGTGGTCGACGCACCGATCGAGGTGAACACGCCGCAAGGTATGTGGCGCCCGAAAAACGCCTCGAACCGCTATTTCGGCCCGACACCGATGCGCACCGGTCTGGAACAGTCGCGTAACCTGATGACGGTGCGGATCGCGCAGGAGATCGGCATGGATACCATTGCCGATCTTGCCGAGAAGCTGGGTGTCTACCATCCGATGAAACGGTTCCTCGCCAATGCGCTCGGGGCGCAGGAGGTCACGCAGTTCAACCTGATTTCGGCCTATGCGATGTTTGCCAATGGCGGCAAGCGGGTGGAGCCGACGTTGGTGGACCGTGTGCAGGACCGGTTCGGGCGCACGATCTACCGTCATGACCAGCGCGTCTGTGACGATTGCTCGGCCCAGACGCTGCCCGAAGGCGAGGGCCCGCGCATCGAATCCAATGCCGAGCAGGTCATCGACCCGATCACCGCCTACCAGATGATCTCGCTGATGAAGGGCGTGGTCCAGCGTGGCTCGGGCCGTGGCGTGAACCTGAACGTGCCGGTGGCGGGTAAAACGGGGACCACCAACGACTCCAAGGATGTGTGGTTCACGGGTTTCACCTCCAATATCGTGGCCTCGTGCTATATCGGCTATGACAATCCGCGCTCGCTCGGGGCACATGCCTTTGGCGGCACGCTCTGTGTGCCGGTCTTCAACGAGTTCATGAAGGAAGCGGTGAAGAAATACGGTGGCACCGAGTTCACCGTGCCGCCGGGAGGCCACTGGCAGAACTTCAACCGCTTCACCGGCGAGATGGTCTCGGCGGATGCGACGGGCGACTATGTGCAGGCCGAATATATCCGCGATGGCCAATCGACGGCCGGTATGGGGCTGGTGGTCGATGGGGGCTTCGGTATGGGCTCGAACCTGCCGCTCTTTGCGCCCGGTCAGACGGATGAGGGCGGCAGCACATCGGTCACGACCTCCTCGGGCAAAACCGCCATCATTCCCAAACAGCGGGCCAATTTCGGCACGATCAGTGCCGGCGGGCTTTACTAA
- the prfB gene encoding peptide chain release factor 2, protein MRAETQNIVEQIKKSLELLGQRMDLETAPHRIEEFNAMIEDPTLWDDQARAQKLMRDRQALLDKYETYQRIKQELEDNIELIELGEMEDDADVITEAETALKALKEDAAAKELEALLNGEADSNDTYLEVHSGAGGTESCDWASILARMYVRWAEKKGYEVELESETAGEEAGIKSATYKITGPNAYGWLKSESGVHRLVRISPYDSAARRHTSFSSVWVYPVVDDNIEIEINPSDIRIDTYRSSGAGGQHVNTTDSAVRITHLPTNIVVTSSMKSQHQNREIAMNALKSRLYQMELDKRNAAINEAHENKGEAGWGNQIRSYVLQPYQMVKDLRTGYETSDSQGVLDGDLDGLMAATLAMGVEGKSRADAQSAD, encoded by the coding sequence ATGCGCGCTGAGACGCAGAACATCGTTGAACAGATCAAGAAATCGCTCGAGCTTCTGGGCCAGCGGATGGACCTCGAGACGGCGCCGCACCGGATCGAGGAATTCAACGCCATGATCGAGGACCCGACGCTGTGGGATGATCAGGCGCGCGCGCAGAAGCTGATGCGTGACCGTCAGGCGCTGCTGGACAAATACGAGACCTATCAGCGCATCAAGCAGGAGCTCGAGGACAATATCGAGCTGATCGAGCTGGGCGAGATGGAAGATGACGCTGATGTCATCACCGAGGCGGAGACTGCGCTGAAGGCCCTCAAAGAAGACGCTGCCGCCAAGGAGCTGGAAGCGCTTCTCAATGGCGAAGCCGATAGCAACGATACCTATCTCGAGGTCCATTCGGGCGCGGGCGGGACCGAGAGCTGTGACTGGGCCTCGATCCTTGCGCGGATGTATGTCCGCTGGGCCGAGAAAAAGGGCTACGAGGTCGAGCTGGAATCCGAGACCGCGGGCGAGGAGGCGGGCATCAAATCCGCCACCTACAAGATCACCGGTCCCAATGCCTATGGCTGGCTGAAATCGGAATCCGGCGTGCACCGGTTGGTCCGCATCTCGCCTTACGACTCGGCAGCGCGTCGCCATACCTCGTTCAGCTCGGTCTGGGTCTATCCGGTGGTCGATGACAATATCGAGATCGAGATCAATCCTTCTGATATCCGTATCGATACCTATCGGTCATCGGGGGCGGGCGGCCAGCACGTCAACACCACCGACTCCGCCGTGCGGATCACCCACTTGCCGACCAATATCGTGGTGACCTCCTCGATGAAGTCGCAGCACCAGAACCGCGAGATCGCGATGAATGCGTTGAAATCGCGTCTCTACCAGATGGAGCTCGACAAGCGGAACGCCGCGATCAACGAGGCCCACGAGAACAAGGGCGAGGCCGGCTGGGGCAACCAGATCCGCTCCTATGTGCTGCAGCCCTACCAGATGGTGAAAGACCTTCGCACCGGCTACGAGACCTCTGACAGCCAGGGTGTTCTGGATGGCGATCTGGACGGTCTCATGGCGGCGACGCTTGCGATGGGCGTTGAGGGCAAATCCCGCGCGGATGCGCAATCGGCGGATTGA
- a CDS encoding adenylate kinase — MTQRIYITGAAGAGSTSLGKQLSKTLQIPYIDTDDCYWAETDIPFTRKRCVSERCDLIREAQGDAGWVLAGACDGWGDEILSQADLVIFLRTPTPLRLTRLRKREVLRYGTRVAPGGDMEQIYRKFLNWAASYDDPYFCGRSLNRHREWLKSQPAPVLELSGGRAITDLENTVLAELGHLVAA; from the coding sequence ATGACGCAACGAATTTATATTACAGGGGCTGCCGGCGCCGGTTCTACCTCCCTCGGCAAGCAGCTCTCCAAAACGCTTCAGATACCCTATATCGATACCGATGATTGCTATTGGGCCGAGACCGATATTCCCTTCACCCGTAAGCGCTGCGTAAGCGAGCGGTGCGATCTGATACGTGAAGCACAAGGGGACGCGGGCTGGGTGCTGGCGGGGGCCTGCGATGGCTGGGGGGACGAAATCCTCTCACAGGCCGATCTTGTGATCTTCCTGCGCACACCTACGCCCTTGCGACTGACACGGCTGCGCAAACGCGAGGTGCTGCGCTATGGCACCCGTGTGGCACCGGGAGGCGATATGGAGCAGATCTACCGCAAATTCCTGAACTGGGCTGCCAGCTACGACGACCCCTATTTCTGTGGCCGGTCGCTGAACCGCCATCGCGAGTGGCTGAAGAGCCAGCCGGCTCCGGTTCTGGAGCTGTCGGGGGGGCGGGCGATCACCGATCTCGAGAATACCGTCCTCGCCGAGCTGGGGCATCTGGTCGCTGCGTAA
- a CDS encoding SDR family NAD(P)-dependent oxidoreductase produces MDFKDKVIWLVGASSGIGEALAVELAASGARLILSARSEEPLRNLQDRLGPAHRVLTVDLSERASLDAAVAEIGQGQLDGMITTAALYDPGLVREIDWEKAEALLRVNLLGTLSFAQAAPVVLRQGGQLAIFGSVAGYFGLPKGQFYSATKAGVINLVESLRVEYAPDIDVRLVSPGFVNTRLTQKNQFDMPFIIEPEEAAKAVADGLAGDGFETHFPKKLTLGLKLLQRLPYALSLRLTKRLL; encoded by the coding sequence ATGGATTTCAAAGATAAAGTGATCTGGCTTGTCGGCGCCAGCTCGGGGATCGGCGAGGCGCTTGCGGTCGAGCTGGCTGCGAGCGGGGCACGGCTGATCCTGTCGGCGCGCTCCGAAGAGCCGTTGCGCAATCTACAGGATCGGCTGGGACCCGCCCATCGCGTCCTGACGGTCGATCTGTCGGAGCGGGCGAGCCTAGACGCGGCGGTGGCCGAGATCGGGCAGGGGCAGCTCGACGGCATGATCACCACGGCGGCGCTCTATGATCCGGGACTGGTGCGCGAGATCGACTGGGAGAAGGCCGAGGCGCTTTTGCGGGTGAACCTCTTGGGCACATTGAGCTTTGCACAGGCGGCGCCGGTTGTGCTGCGGCAGGGCGGGCAACTGGCGATCTTCGGCTCGGTCGCAGGCTATTTTGGGCTTCCGAAAGGCCAGTTCTACTCGGCGACCAAGGCGGGCGTCATCAATCTGGTGGAATCCCTGAGGGTGGAATACGCGCCCGACATCGATGTGCGCCTTGTCTCGCCCGGCTTCGTGAACACGCGGCTCACGCAGAAGAACCAGTTCGACATGCCCTTCATTATCGAGCCGGAGGAGGCGGCGAAGGCCGTGGCCGATGGGTTGGCGGGCGACGGGTTCGAGACCCATTTCCCCAAGAAGCTGACATTGGGGCTGAAGCTCCTGCAACGCTTGCCCTATGCACTATCGCTGCGCCTGACGAAACGTCTGTTGTAA
- a CDS encoding polymer-forming cytoskeletal protein: MFSKSKIHEPGSKSGDTEISKPDTGMPPSRSEFAPSSGPARAKPGASVLSSDLTITGNIRTTGDVQVEGVVEGDIRAHLLTVGETATIRGEIVADDIVVNGRVIGRVRGLKVRLTSTAKVEGDIIHKTIAIESGAHFEGSVQRQEDPLQTGETTPKLAPPVAASED; the protein is encoded by the coding sequence ATGTTTTCTAAAAGCAAAATCCACGAGCCCGGTTCCAAATCCGGAGACACCGAAATCAGCAAGCCCGACACCGGCATGCCGCCGTCGCGCAGCGAATTCGCTCCCTCGTCGGGGCCGGCCCGCGCGAAACCCGGCGCATCGGTTCTGTCTTCGGACTTGACCATCACCGGCAATATCCGCACCACGGGTGATGTGCAGGTCGAGGGCGTTGTCGAAGGCGACATCCGCGCGCATCTGCTGACGGTGGGCGAGACCGCGACCATCCGTGGCGAGATCGTGGCCGACGATATCGTGGTCAACGGTCGTGTGATCGGTCGCGTGCGCGGCCTGAAGGTGCGTCTGACCTCGACTGCCAAGGTCGAAGGCGACATCATCCACAAGACCATCGCGATCGAATCCGGTGCGCATTTCGAGGGCTCCGTTCAGCGTCAGGAAGACCCGCTGCAGACTGGCGAGACCACGCCCAAACTTGCCCCGCCGGTGGCTGCAAGCGAAGACTGA